Below is a genomic region from Solidesulfovibrio fructosivorans JJ].
CGCGCTGTGCTACAACGTCTCGGGCCGCTGCTACTGGAGCAGCTTCCTCGGCGGCAAATCCGGGCTTCGCGGCCGCTGCGTCCAGCCCTGCCGCCGCGTCTACGCCCACCGGGGCCAGAAGGGCCGTTACTTCTCCTGCCAGGACCTGAGCCTCGACGTTTTGACCAAGGCGCTTCTCACCATCCCGGAAGTGGCGGCCTGGAAGATCGAAGGCCGCAAGAAAGGCCCCCACTACGTCTACCACACCGTCGCGGCCTACAAGCTCCTGCGCGACTTCGCGGACGACGCCTCGGCCAAGAAAATGGCCCTGGAATTCCTGGAACAGTCCCTTGGCCGGGCCACCACCAACTACAATTTCCTGCCCCAGCGTCCCAAGAATCCCATCGACGCCAAGGAGCGCACCGGCTCGGGCATGCCGGCCGGCAAGCTTACGCGGGGCATGAAGCCCGGACAATGGAACCTCTCGACCCGCGTGACGCTCATGACCGGCGACTTGGTGCGCCTCGGCACCGAGGACGAGCCCGGCCACCGCATCATCAAGGTGACGCGCCCGGTGCCCAAGGGCGGCCGGTTGACGCTGACCATAACCGACAGCCCGCGCCCGGAATCCGGCATGGCCGCCTACCTGATCGACCGCCGCGAACCGGCGCTCATGGACAAGCTGCGCCCCTTGGAAGCCGCGCTCGAGGGCCTGCCCGAGCGCGAGGCCAAGCCCGTGGAGTTCACTCCCGCCATGCCCAGGCCCAGGAAGCCGGGCCGGGGCGAGCCCCTTGCCATAAGCGTGTGGCGGCATCCGGACATGCGCAAGGAAAAGGGCGGCGCGTTCGGCGTGTGGGTCTCCACCAAGCGGGCGCACAATCTGCCGCTGGGCCGGGCCGCCTCGGTCTGGTGGTGGCTGCCGCCGGTGATCTGGCCGGATGAGGAAAGCGAGTTCGTGAGCCTTGTCGCGGCCATCTGCTCGCGCGGCGGCAAGCGGTTCGTGCTCGGCGCGCCCTGGCAGACCGGGCTTTTCCCGGCCAAGGCCAAAGGACTGGAACTGTGGGCCGGGCCGTTTTGCAATATCGCCAACCCCCTCGCCCTCGGCGAGCTGGAGCGGACCGGCTTCGCCGGGGCGTTCGTCTCGCCCGAGCTTTCCGGCGAGGATTTGCTCGCCCTGCCCAAGCTCTCGCCGTTGCCCCTTGGCCTTGTGTACAAGGGTGCCTGGCCGCTCGGGCTTTCCCGGGTGCTTTCCGGCGAGATCAAGACCTGCCTGCCGGTCATAAGCCCCAAGGAAGAGGGGCTCTGGGCCGTGAAGTACGACCGCACCTACTGGCTCTACGCCAACTGGGAGGTCGACCTCGGCCGGCACCGCGAGGGACTGGCCAAGGCCGGCTACGCCGTGTTCGCGGACCTGCGCGAGCCCATGCCCAAGGACGTGGAGCGCCGCGAACGCTCCAGCCATTTCAACTGGGAAGTGGGGTTGCTCTGATGGCCAGGCCGCGCAAGCTCTACATCGCCATGGTGGGGCTGCCGGCCATGGGCAAGTCCACCGTCGGCGCCAAGATCAAGGAGAACCTGGAAAAGGACGACATCAAGGTCGGGATCTTCAACAACGGCGACGTGCGCCGGCGCATGATCCCGGGCAACACGTCCAACCCCGACTTCTACAACCCGGCCAACATCCACGCGGCCGGGCTGCGCGAACGCATCGCGGCGGTCAATTTCGCCGAGGCCAAAGCCTACCTTTCCACCGAAGGCGACATCGCCATCCTCGACGCCACCAACGTCTCCCGCAAACGGCGGGAGACGTTGCGGGCCCATCTGCCCAACCACCCCATCCTTTTTATCGAGTGCATCAACGACGACCCCGAGCTTTTGGCCCTGTCCATCGCCCGCAAGACCAGGCTCCCGGAATTTTCCACTCTGTCCGAGGCCGAGGCGAGAAAAAGCTTCGTCACCCGCATCGGCTACTACCGCCACATCTACGAGCCGCCGGACGAGGTCCACGACCTGGTGCGCCTGGACACGCTCAACAACCGCATTCTCTTCGAGCGCATCTCGGCCGGCCTGCCCTACTACGGCCGCATTCGCGACCTGCTCATGTCCGACTGGATCAAGAACCTCTTTCTGGTGCGCCACGCCGAAAGCGAATACAACGTGCGCGACATGGTGGGCGGCAACTCGAACCTGACCGACAAGGGCCGCAAACAGGCCTGGGCGCTCTCCCGCCATTTCATCGGCACGCCCCTGCCCTACATCTTCACCAGTTCGCTCACCCGCACCCTGGAGATGGCCGAGCCGCTCCTGGAGACGCGCAAGGGCCAGACCACCCACCACGCCTTCCCGGAATTCGACGAGATCGACGTGGGCGAATGCGACGGCATGAGCTACGCCGAGATCGAGCGCACGCGGCCGGACCTTTTCGCGGCCCGGACCCGCAACAAGTACAACTTCGTCTACCCCGGCGGCGAGGGCTACGCCACCATGGCCGGCCGGGTCTACCGGGGCGTGAAAAAGGCCCTCTATTTGAGCGGCAATTCCGAGCACATCATGATTATCGGCCACCAGGCCGTCAACCGCATGATCCTCTCGGATTTCCTGTTCCGCCGGGCCGAGGACGTGCCCTATATCTTCATCCCCCAGGACAAGTACTTCCACATCGTCTCGACCCAGACGAAAAAGCTGTTCGAGCTCAGAAAGTTTTAATGGCAGGGACCCTCAGTCCAATGGCCGCCGCAATTCCTGCGGCCGATCGGAACCGGACGGGGCGCGATACTGGAGATTGACGAGCCTGGCGATGAAAACCACCAGGAAACACTGGCCAGCTATTCCCTCCAGCACACTTAGACATTGCCCCCATGCATTCATGGGCACAATATCGCCAAAGCCGGAGGTCAAAAGACAGCTGTAACTAAAATAAAAAATCATTCCCATGGCATTCAGGAGCGGCGGGTGCTTTCCATGCGACGTGAAATCAAAGGCG
It encodes:
- a CDS encoding peptidase U32 family protein, with translation MTEAKKPEILAPAGDPYSFLAAVAAGADAVYCGLKHFSARMLARNFSISELAGLAELARGRGVRTYVAVNTLLKPDEADKAGRLVKRLMADVGPEALIVQDLGVAAVARQAGYKGELHLSTLANVSSPTGLAALPGYSFSRVVLPRELSVDEMREMAEAAPEGFSLEAFVHGALCYNVSGRCYWSSFLGGKSGLRGRCVQPCRRVYAHRGQKGRYFSCQDLSLDVLTKALLTIPEVAAWKIEGRKKGPHYVYHTVAAYKLLRDFADDASAKKMALEFLEQSLGRATTNYNFLPQRPKNPIDAKERTGSGMPAGKLTRGMKPGQWNLSTRVTLMTGDLVRLGTEDEPGHRIIKVTRPVPKGGRLTLTITDSPRPESGMAAYLIDRREPALMDKLRPLEAALEGLPEREAKPVEFTPAMPRPRKPGRGEPLAISVWRHPDMRKEKGGAFGVWVSTKRAHNLPLGRAASVWWWLPPVIWPDEESEFVSLVAAICSRGGKRFVLGAPWQTGLFPAKAKGLELWAGPFCNIANPLALGELERTGFAGAFVSPELSGEDLLALPKLSPLPLGLVYKGAWPLGLSRVLSGEIKTCLPVISPKEEGLWAVKYDRTYWLYANWEVDLGRHREGLAKAGYAVFADLREPMPKDVERRERSSHFNWEVGLL
- a CDS encoding bifunctional nucleoside/nucleotide kinase/histidine phosphatase family protein, encoding MARPRKLYIAMVGLPAMGKSTVGAKIKENLEKDDIKVGIFNNGDVRRRMIPGNTSNPDFYNPANIHAAGLRERIAAVNFAEAKAYLSTEGDIAILDATNVSRKRRETLRAHLPNHPILFIECINDDPELLALSIARKTRLPEFSTLSEAEARKSFVTRIGYYRHIYEPPDEVHDLVRLDTLNNRILFERISAGLPYYGRIRDLLMSDWIKNLFLVRHAESEYNVRDMVGGNSNLTDKGRKQAWALSRHFIGTPLPYIFTSSLTRTLEMAEPLLETRKGQTTHHAFPEFDEIDVGECDGMSYAEIERTRPDLFAARTRNKYNFVYPGGEGYATMAGRVYRGVKKALYLSGNSEHIMIIGHQAVNRMILSDFLFRRAEDVPYIFIPQDKYFHIVSTQTKKLFELRKF